One Halarcobacter ebronensis genomic window carries:
- a CDS encoding dynamin family protein: protein MSLIGDYFLLYHGISDITLTISYGTEENKEKEEYFDIAALALSATRKDYEKFISLDSFKKLISKISDKKVNTLDELYQLQLSIVNAIENDTRNCNIEKMHESFEYLKNENIIGHFEYNKLISLFDPKELASCDDEIAVEDELQVDDKKPFKEAKAELDELLYELKELFITDDFKKELNETSNYLSNQKFSIGITGVMNAGKSTMLNALMGQEILGSAVVPETANLTIVKYGKPEAKVFYWNKEEWERIEQSAKEIESIKEFVEETKSIFKDELTEIIKEESLTENVDVNNLAAYTSAEASGKKCNLVKYVELKSELNFLSDGIEIVDTPGLDDPVIQREEITKEYLAQCDLMLHLMNVSQSATLKDVEFIIDALLYQNITKLLIVITRADTVSQQQLQEVIDYTKSSIEKQLKAQNKDNKLNYILEHIKFIPISGRMALLHRTGRSEEAIKAGFYIENTGILEIEDYLNETLFGSNSSKSELIIKSAKSQLKKTISKELKSFNYELVLLSKSKDELIADLEEFTKKKDTNKRIFASLSEDINLYKNDAKNYLETLEAFLSTELIELQNIIKQRVFNDVKYSFEKTKKRPESSRIKTIVETAIKDGIIDIIRDYRYKFIKKSQNIGEICEQKYQELGFVIGHKNDNFDARGFFQDDFKSGFLTSSNEVLISKIIHEVEDSKANKLPELDRNLEGFIKDEFSSIENTIKQKAKKISELLIENFFNTIAEPLKVFEHKLKKDEKLLEDRIENFEEREKNKEVVTIDIHKKIKRLEAIVKGLK from the coding sequence TTGAGTTTAATAGGTGATTATTTTTTATTATACCATGGTATCAGTGATATTACATTAACAATCTCTTATGGTACAGAAGAGAACAAAGAGAAAGAAGAGTACTTTGATATTGCTGCTCTTGCTCTTAGTGCTACAAGAAAAGATTATGAAAAATTTATATCTCTTGATAGTTTTAAAAAACTTATTTCAAAAATAAGTGATAAAAAAGTTAATACATTAGATGAATTGTACCAACTGCAACTATCAATAGTTAACGCAATAGAGAATGATACAAGAAACTGTAATATAGAGAAGATGCATGAAAGTTTTGAGTATCTTAAAAATGAGAACATTATTGGGCACTTTGAATATAATAAACTAATTTCACTCTTTGATCCAAAAGAGTTAGCCTCTTGTGATGATGAAATTGCCGTTGAAGACGAACTTCAAGTTGATGATAAAAAACCTTTTAAAGAGGCAAAAGCAGAGCTTGATGAACTATTATATGAGCTAAAAGAGCTTTTTATAACAGATGATTTCAAAAAAGAGCTTAATGAGACTTCAAACTATCTTTCAAATCAAAAATTCTCAATAGGTATTACTGGTGTTATGAATGCTGGTAAATCTACAATGTTAAATGCTTTAATGGGACAAGAGATACTTGGAAGTGCAGTTGTACCTGAAACAGCGAACTTAACCATTGTAAAATATGGAAAACCTGAAGCAAAAGTTTTTTACTGGAATAAAGAAGAGTGGGAAAGAATAGAACAGAGTGCAAAAGAGATTGAATCAATTAAAGAGTTTGTTGAAGAGACAAAAAGTATCTTTAAAGATGAACTAACTGAGATAATCAAAGAAGAATCCCTTACAGAAAATGTTGATGTAAATAATCTTGCAGCTTATACTTCAGCTGAAGCTAGTGGCAAAAAATGTAACTTAGTTAAATATGTTGAACTAAAATCAGAACTAAATTTTTTAAGTGATGGTATTGAGATAGTTGACACTCCAGGACTTGATGACCCAGTTATTCAAAGGGAAGAGATTACAAAAGAGTATTTAGCCCAATGCGATTTAATGCTCCATTTAATGAATGTATCTCAAAGTGCAACGTTAAAAGATGTAGAGTTTATAATTGATGCCCTACTCTATCAAAATATTACAAAACTTTTAATTGTAATAACTAGAGCAGATACAGTTTCACAACAACAACTTCAAGAGGTAATTGATTACACAAAAAGTTCAATTGAAAAACAGTTAAAAGCTCAAAATAAAGATAATAAACTAAACTATATATTAGAGCATATCAAATTTATTCCTATCTCTGGAAGAATGGCACTTTTACACAGAACTGGAAGAAGTGAAGAGGCTATAAAAGCTGGTTTTTATATTGAAAATACAGGAATTTTGGAGATTGAAGATTATCTAAATGAGACACTTTTTGGAAGCAACTCATCTAAATCTGAACTTATTATAAAAAGTGCAAAATCTCAATTGAAAAAAACTATCTCAAAAGAGCTAAAATCTTTTAACTATGAGTTAGTACTTCTATCAAAATCAAAAGATGAATTAATAGCTGACTTGGAAGAGTTTACAAAGAAAAAAGATACAAATAAAAGGATCTTTGCATCATTAAGTGAAGATATAAATCTATATAAAAATGATGCAAAAAACTACTTAGAAACTTTAGAGGCTTTTCTTTCAACAGAACTTATTGAACTTCAAAATATAATAAAACAAAGAGTCTTTAATGATGTAAAATACTCTTTTGAAAAGACAAAAAAGAGACCTGAAAGTAGCAGAATAAAAACTATTGTTGAGACTGCTATAAAAGATGGAATTATTGATATCATAAGAGATTATAGATACAAATTTATCAAAAAAAGTCAAAATATTGGAGAGATTTGTGAGCAAAAATATCAAGAACTTGGTTTTGTAATTGGGCACAAAAATGACAACTTTGATGCTAGAGGATTTTTTCAAGATGACTTTAAATCTGGATTTTTAACCTCTTCAAATGAAGTACTAATAAGTAAAATCATACATGAAGTAGAAGATAGTAAAGCAAATAAACTTCCTGAACTAGATAGAAATTTAGAAGGCTTTATAAAAGATGAATTCTCTTCAATTGAAAATACAATCAAACAAAAGGCAAAAAAAATCTCTGAATTGTTGATTGAAAACTTCTTTAATACAATTGCAGAACCACTAAAGGTTTTTGAGCATAAACTAAAAAAAGATGAAAAACTATTAGAAGATAGAATAGAGAATTTTGAAGAGAGAGAAAAGAATAAAGAAGTTGTAACAATAGATATACATAAAAAAATAAAAAGATTAGAAGCTATTGTAAAAGGACTTAAATAA
- a CDS encoding dynamin family protein: MSILSNFVREYNEKFTQKEEIFEEGLVGDIKKVRAKLLDDKFLPSIQLRNILDKQIRRARYPMEVAITGQFSSGKSTFLNALLSKNILPTGITPVTSKVNFINYGEEYKLKITYYSGAQEYAPIEAIADFTDQRKDEMSDIKYLTLYAPMDILKEISFVDTPGLNSQSQSDTDTTRRVLRDVGGIIWLTLIDNAGKMSEAKVLEEYMEHFKNKSLCVLNQKDKFSQEQIETTTKYIQDKFGKYFAKVVPISAKMALESRSAHSDILIHDEYEKFIKKFKEDLKNNDVNSLEFFEKDFNEYKNRLKTIRDTDSSGNTKLLEESNIQDVLEFIENTIRPQAAESKEYAIKKDLKGICEILIKEYETIIAVYDSLIEILKNAEQDILETFEDIHKTYSKELFSVYNSLESIMEKMAHDTFKNIKRQKAARFEERKGFLHKDSYEKIEYETYWIDSDNVYKSLFYDDQTIDKMFKRAIKELKQVELDSTEAYRNVYRNIKQKIHRWQEPYEQIKKHREISSDLEFSSTRHFAAKVYENVLRSFHRAILENISALRKKFAYFNGALSYSYIQTTQATIAHFEQQIAESVLLYEKEPTKFNIYHPREDEILTKLKANFGFEKIEDFLTSKRNYLFKIIQYSKNQYLEINQDRIEFVKSKKLEYIQKIEDIKLIQKEI; this comes from the coding sequence ATGAGTATTCTAAGTAATTTTGTAAGAGAGTATAACGAAAAATTTACTCAAAAAGAGGAAATTTTTGAAGAGGGATTAGTTGGAGATATTAAAAAAGTAAGAGCAAAACTCTTAGATGATAAGTTTCTTCCATCAATTCAGTTAAGAAATATCTTAGATAAACAAATAAGAAGAGCAAGATACCCTATGGAAGTTGCAATTACAGGGCAGTTTTCATCTGGAAAATCAACTTTTTTAAATGCCTTGTTATCTAAAAACATTCTTCCAACAGGTATTACTCCTGTAACTTCAAAGGTAAACTTTATAAATTATGGGGAAGAGTATAAACTAAAAATCACTTATTACTCAGGGGCGCAAGAGTACGCACCAATTGAAGCAATTGCAGATTTTACAGATCAAAGAAAAGATGAAATGAGTGATATAAAATATCTTACATTATATGCTCCAATGGATATATTAAAAGAGATATCTTTTGTGGATACTCCAGGACTTAACTCACAATCTCAAAGTGATACAGACACCACAAGAAGAGTTTTAAGAGATGTGGGTGGAATTATCTGGCTTACTTTAATAGATAATGCAGGGAAAATGAGTGAAGCAAAGGTTTTAGAAGAGTATATGGAACACTTCAAAAACAAATCTTTATGTGTTTTAAACCAAAAGGATAAATTCTCACAAGAACAAATAGAGACAACTACAAAATATATTCAAGATAAATTTGGTAAATATTTTGCAAAAGTAGTTCCAATATCAGCTAAAATGGCATTAGAGTCAAGATCTGCCCATAGTGATATTCTAATTCACGATGAGTATGAAAAATTTATTAAAAAATTCAAAGAGGATTTAAAAAACAATGATGTTAACTCTTTAGAGTTCTTTGAAAAAGATTTTAATGAGTATAAAAACAGACTTAAAACAATTAGAGACACAGACTCATCTGGAAATACAAAACTTTTAGAAGAGTCAAATATTCAAGATGTTTTAGAGTTTATAGAAAATACCATTAGACCACAAGCTGCTGAATCAAAAGAGTATGCAATTAAAAAGGATTTAAAAGGAATCTGCGAGATTTTGATAAAAGAGTATGAAACCATCATAGCTGTATATGACTCTTTAATTGAGATTCTAAAAAATGCAGAACAAGATATTTTAGAAACCTTTGAAGATATTCATAAAACCTACTCAAAAGAGCTATTTTCTGTATATAACTCTTTAGAATCTATTATGGAAAAGATGGCACACGATACTTTTAAAAATATCAAAAGACAAAAAGCTGCTAGATTTGAAGAGAGAAAAGGTTTTCTTCATAAAGATAGTTATGAAAAAATAGAGTATGAAACCTATTGGATTGACTCAGATAATGTATATAAAAGTCTATTCTACGATGACCAAACAATAGATAAAATGTTTAAAAGAGCTATTAAAGAGTTAAAACAAGTAGAACTTGATAGCACTGAAGCCTATAGAAATGTATATAGAAATATTAAACAAAAAATCCATAGATGGCAAGAACCCTATGAGCAGATTAAGAAACATAGGGAAATCTCTTCAGATTTGGAATTCTCTTCTACTAGACACTTTGCAGCAAAAGTTTATGAAAATGTATTAAGAAGTTTTCATAGGGCAATATTAGAGAATATCTCAGCACTTAGAAAAAAATTTGCATATTTTAATGGAGCTTTATCATATTCATATATCCAAACAACACAAGCAACTATTGCACATTTTGAACAACAAATAGCTGAATCGGTATTATTGTATGAAAAAGAACCAACAAAATTTAATATCTATCACCCAAGGGAAGATGAAATTCTTACAAAATTAAAAGCAAACTTTGGATTTGAAAAAATAGAGGATTTTTTAACCTCAAAAAGAAATTATCTATTTAAGATTATTCAGTATTCAAAAAATCAATATTTAGAAATCAACCAAGATAGAATTGAATTTGTTAAATCAAAAAAACTTGAATATATTCAAAAAATTGAAGATATAAAACTAATTCAAAAAGAGATATAA
- a CDS encoding acetolactate synthase large subunit → MKASDLFIKALENEGVEYIFGIPGEENLDFLESLRNSKKIKLILTRHEQGAGFMAATYGRLTGKVGVCISTLGPGATNFATAAAYAQLGGMPMLMITGQKPIKKSKQGRFQIVDIVGMMKPMTKYAKQIVNGNNIPSMVRDAFKIATTERPGAVHLELPEDIADEEVDDNMHVYPVHSFKYPSADKGAILEAVKMIEKATRPLLLIGAGANRTRIGNALTDFVNETGIPFFSTQMGKGVIDENHKLCLSTAALSKDDFVHCAIERADLIINVGHDVIEKPPFFMENRPDATKVLHINFFPSEVDDTYFPQMDLIGDIATSMQQITNAISKQEHWDFDYYVRVADEIRTRLSKYFGDTRFPILPQRAVRTIRQTLGEEDIVTLDNGVYKIWFARNYRCAKPNTLLLDNALATMGAGLPSGMAAKMVNPDRKVVSVCGDGGFMMNSQELETAVRLGLDLTVIILNDNAYGMIKWKQTGMGFDTFGLDLQNPDFVKYAEAYGATGHRPQSCEEFAETLEKCVNGKGVHLIDLAVDYSLNHSILNELLAKKQCIL, encoded by the coding sequence ATGAAAGCATCTGACTTATTTATAAAAGCGTTAGAAAATGAAGGTGTTGAATATATTTTTGGTATCCCAGGTGAAGAGAATCTGGACTTCTTAGAATCACTTAGGAATTCTAAAAAAATCAAACTTATTTTAACAAGGCACGAACAAGGTGCAGGTTTTATGGCTGCAACATATGGAAGACTTACAGGAAAAGTTGGAGTTTGTATCTCTACACTTGGACCTGGAGCTACAAACTTTGCAACTGCTGCTGCTTATGCTCAACTTGGTGGTATGCCTATGCTTATGATTACAGGGCAAAAACCAATTAAAAAATCTAAACAGGGAAGATTCCAAATCGTTGATATTGTTGGTATGATGAAACCAATGACAAAATATGCAAAACAGATTGTAAATGGAAATAACATCCCTTCAATGGTAAGAGATGCCTTTAAAATTGCTACAACAGAGAGACCAGGAGCTGTTCATTTAGAATTACCTGAAGATATTGCAGATGAAGAAGTTGATGACAATATGCATGTATATCCAGTGCACTCTTTCAAATATCCATCTGCGGATAAAGGTGCAATCTTAGAAGCTGTAAAAATGATTGAAAAAGCAACAAGACCACTTTTATTAATTGGAGCAGGTGCAAATAGAACAAGAATTGGTAATGCTTTAACTGATTTTGTTAATGAGACAGGAATTCCTTTTTTCTCTACTCAAATGGGTAAAGGTGTAATTGATGAAAATCATAAACTTTGTCTTTCAACAGCAGCATTATCAAAAGATGACTTTGTACACTGCGCAATTGAAAGAGCTGACTTAATCATCAATGTAGGACACGATGTAATTGAAAAACCACCATTTTTTATGGAAAATAGACCAGATGCAACAAAAGTTTTACATATCAATTTTTTCCCATCAGAAGTAGATGATACTTACTTCCCACAAATGGATTTAATTGGAGATATTGCTACAAGTATGCAACAAATCACAAATGCTATTTCAAAACAAGAGCATTGGGATTTTGACTATTATGTAAGAGTGGCAGATGAGATTAGAACAAGACTTTCTAAATATTTTGGTGATACAAGATTCCCAATTTTACCTCAAAGAGCTGTTAGAACAATTAGACAAACTTTAGGTGAAGAGGATATTGTTACACTTGATAATGGTGTATATAAAATCTGGTTTGCAAGAAACTATAGATGTGCAAAACCAAATACACTATTACTTGATAATGCACTTGCAACAATGGGTGCTGGTCTTCCTTCTGGAATGGCAGCAAAAATGGTAAATCCAGATAGAAAAGTTGTTTCAGTTTGTGGAGATGGTGGATTTATGATGAATTCACAAGAGTTAGAGACAGCTGTAAGACTTGGTTTAGATTTAACTGTTATAATTCTAAATGATAATGCTTATGGAATGATCAAATGGAAACAAACAGGTATGGGCTTTGATACCTTTGGTCTTGATTTACAAAATCCAGATTTTGTTAAATATGCAGAAGCTTATGGAGCAACTGGACATAGACCACAATCTTGTGAAGAGTTCGCTGAAACACTTGAAAAATGTGTAAATGGAAAAGGTGTTCATTTAATCGATTTAGCAGTTGATTATTCTTTAAATCACTCTATTTTAAATGAACTTTTAGCTAAAAAACAATGTATATTATAA
- a CDS encoding aldehyde dehydrogenase family protein, whose product MSTTIEVTSPYDDSVVGNVPFSTMEEVEAALDLAYEKFQDRKNWLPKHKRIEVLENLVKIMSSQVEDLTKLCASEGGKPYMDSKVEALRAINSVKLAIEHLGVYEGKEVAMGQTASSVNRMAYTFKEPIGVAVAISAFNHPLNLAIGQVIPAVAVGCPVIIRPATQTPMSALKVVEMLKEAGLPDGWAQGIVCDRKGSEYLATSPKTSFLTFIGSASVGWYLSSKVAPGTRVALEHGGVAPVIVAKDADIETMIPDLAKGGFYHAGQVCVSVQRVYVHESIVDEVSSKLAAVASKLVVGNQLDPKTEVGPLINHGEVDRVEQWVNEAVEKGAKLLVGGKRISASCFEPTVLLNPSEDSLVSKKEVFGPVVCIYSYSDIDEAIARANSLPVSFQAAVFSKNIDTCLKCVKQLNGTAVMVNDHTAFRVDWMPFGGAKESGIGVGGISHVMDEMSNVKMMVIKSSIL is encoded by the coding sequence ATGAGTACAACAATAGAAGTAACATCACCATATGATGATAGCGTAGTAGGAAACGTACCTTTTAGTACAATGGAAGAAGTAGAAGCAGCATTAGACCTAGCTTACGAAAAATTCCAAGATAGAAAAAATTGGTTACCTAAACATAAAAGAATTGAAGTATTAGAGAATCTTGTTAAAATTATGTCTTCTCAAGTAGAAGATCTTACAAAACTTTGTGCAAGCGAAGGTGGTAAACCTTACATGGACTCTAAAGTTGAAGCTTTAAGAGCTATCAACAGTGTTAAACTTGCAATTGAGCATTTAGGTGTTTACGAAGGTAAAGAGGTTGCTATGGGTCAAACTGCTAGTTCTGTTAACAGAATGGCTTACACTTTCAAAGAACCTATTGGTGTTGCTGTTGCTATCTCTGCTTTTAACCACCCTCTAAACCTTGCTATTGGTCAAGTTATCCCTGCTGTTGCTGTTGGGTGTCCTGTTATTATCAGACCTGCTACTCAAACTCCTATGTCTGCACTTAAAGTTGTAGAGATGTTAAAAGAAGCTGGTCTTCCTGATGGTTGGGCTCAAGGTATTGTTTGTGACAGAAAAGGTAGTGAATATTTAGCTACTTCACCTAAAACTTCTTTCTTAACATTTATTGGTTCTGCTTCTGTTGGTTGGTATTTAAGTTCTAAAGTTGCACCAGGAACAAGAGTTGCTTTAGAGCATGGTGGTGTTGCACCTGTTATTGTTGCAAAAGATGCTGATATTGAAACTATGATTCCAGATTTAGCTAAAGGTGGTTTTTACCATGCTGGTCAAGTTTGTGTTTCTGTTCAAAGGGTTTATGTTCATGAATCTATTGTTGATGAAGTTTCTTCTAAACTTGCTGCTGTTGCTTCAAAACTTGTTGTTGGAAATCAACTTGATCCTAAAACAGAAGTTGGACCACTAATTAATCATGGTGAAGTTGACAGAGTTGAGCAATGGGTTAATGAAGCAGTTGAAAAAGGTGCTAAACTTTTAGTTGGTGGGAAAAGAATCTCAGCATCTTGTTTTGAACCAACAGTATTATTAAATCCTAGTGAGGATTCTTTAGTTTCTAAAAAAGAGGTATTTGGTCCTGTTGTTTGTATCTATTCTTATTCTGACATAGATGAAGCTATTGCTAGAGCTAACTCTCTTCCTGTATCATTTCAAGCAGCTGTATTTAGTAAAAACATTGATACTTGTTTAAAATGTGTTAAACAGTTAAACGGAACAGCAGTTATGGTAAATGACCACACTGCATTTAGAGTTGACTGGATGCCATTTGGTGGTGCTAAAGAGAGTGGTATTGGAGTTGGTGGTATCTCTCATGTTATGGATGAAATGTCTAATGTTAAGATGATGGTTATCAAATCTTCTATTTTATAA
- a CDS encoding response regulator transcription factor — MDYAVLKKYTKNLNILFVEDDTDFRKEFSELLLDIFPNVTTAVDGLDAFNKYKEFYLNKNKYYDLIISDIKMPNYDGVQLVDSVYKINKDQLVIILSARNEFEYLLPLVNLGIHQFFTKPIDYNYFLEDIYKLCNQIYHTNLNKNSDLIRINETLFWDKNKRKLLREEKSIELTKNEIRFVATILNNNGTICTVDKLIDIIWEEDFDLNPDITHLKSLIYRLRKKVPDLYIKNIYGMGYIHEAE, encoded by the coding sequence ATGGATTATGCAGTATTAAAAAAATATACTAAAAATTTAAATATACTTTTTGTAGAAGATGATACAGATTTTAGAAAAGAGTTTTCAGAATTACTTTTAGATATATTTCCCAATGTAACTACTGCTGTTGATGGGTTAGATGCCTTTAATAAATATAAAGAATTTTATCTAAACAAAAACAAATATTATGATTTGATTATTTCAGATATTAAGATGCCAAATTATGATGGAGTACAATTGGTTGATTCCGTTTATAAAATAAATAAAGACCAATTAGTAATAATCCTTTCTGCTAGAAATGAGTTTGAGTATCTTTTACCTTTGGTAAATTTAGGGATACATCAATTTTTCACTAAACCTATTGATTATAACTATTTCTTAGAAGATATTTATAAGTTATGCAATCAAATCTATCATACAAATCTAAATAAAAATAGTGATCTAATAAGAATCAATGAAACTTTGTTTTGGGATAAAAATAAAAGAAAACTGTTAAGGGAAGAAAAATCAATTGAATTAACTAAAAATGAGATTCGTTTTGTTGCCACTATCTTAAATAACAATGGAACGATTTGTACAGTTGATAAACTTATTGATATTATTTGGGAAGAGGATTTTGATTTAAATCCTGATATTACTCATCTTAAAAGTTTAATATATAGATTAAGAAAAAAAGTTCCAGACTTATATATAAAAAATATTTATGGAATGGGATATATCCATGAGGCTGAATAG
- a CDS encoding hybrid sensor histidine kinase/response regulator: MIDKQILKDLTVLYAEDEEAIQNGITETLNLFELNVICAKNGEEGLSIFKSSNKKIDLILTDIKMPKLDGLEMIKKIREIDKDIPVIITTAHQETTFLMQSIELNISAYVLKPIDIYKLQDNLIKAIEPKVLKEQLIEKNKKLQIEIQKNEEKQKVMEIQSRFAAMGEMISMIAHQWRQPLASIGTASFNLKYKLLSGKFDLTTKEGREEQTSFFTNKLDEIEFYVQNLTATIDDFRDFYKTDKIFIDTNIEKPLQNSLKIIQKDLQANNIEVILNHKSKKNIRVCENEITHVFINILKNAKDKFLEKNANDAKIEISTQDLDNSVKIDIYDNGGEIEKENIDFIFEPYFSTKKEKNGTGIGLYMSKIIIENNHNGKIYVSNTKGGVCFSIILESV, translated from the coding sequence ATGATAGATAAACAAATTCTAAAAGATCTAACTGTTCTTTATGCGGAAGATGAAGAGGCTATACAAAATGGAATCACTGAAACTCTGAATCTTTTTGAACTAAATGTAATTTGTGCAAAAAATGGTGAAGAAGGCTTATCTATATTTAAATCCTCTAATAAAAAAATTGATCTTATTTTAACAGATATTAAGATGCCAAAACTAGATGGTTTGGAGATGATTAAAAAGATAAGAGAGATTGATAAAGATATCCCAGTTATTATTACAACAGCACACCAAGAAACAACTTTTCTTATGCAATCAATTGAACTAAATATTAGTGCTTATGTTTTAAAACCAATAGATATATATAAACTTCAAGATAATTTAATTAAAGCCATTGAACCAAAAGTTTTAAAAGAGCAATTAATAGAAAAAAATAAAAAACTTCAAATTGAGATTCAAAAGAATGAAGAGAAACAAAAAGTTATGGAGATCCAATCAAGATTTGCAGCAATGGGTGAAATGATAAGTATGATAGCCCATCAATGGAGACAACCTTTAGCTTCTATAGGAACAGCCTCTTTTAACTTAAAATATAAACTTTTATCTGGGAAATTTGACCTAACTACAAAAGAGGGCAGAGAGGAACAAACTTCTTTTTTTACAAATAAACTAGATGAGATAGAGTTTTATGTTCAAAATCTAACAGCTACAATAGATGATTTTAGAGATTTTTATAAAACAGATAAAATATTTATTGATACAAATATTGAAAAACCTCTACAAAATAGTTTAAAAATAATCCAAAAAGATCTACAAGCAAATAATATAGAGGTTATTTTAAACCATAAAAGTAAAAAAAATATTAGAGTATGTGAAAATGAGATTACCCATGTATTTATAAATATATTAAAAAATGCAAAAGACAAATTTTTAGAAAAAAATGCAAATGATGCAAAAATAGAAATATCAACACAAGATTTAGATAATAGTGTAAAAATTGATATTTATGATAATGGTGGAGAGATAGAAAAAGAGAATATTGATTTTATTTTTGAACCTTATTTTTCTACAAAAAAAGAGAAAAATGGAACTGGCATTGGTCTTTATATGTCTAAAATTATAATTGAAAATAATCATAATGGGAAAATATATGTATCAAATACTAAAGGGGGTGTTTGTTTTTCTATAATCTTGGAATCTGTATGA